The proteins below come from a single Kitasatospora sp. NBC_00315 genomic window:
- a CDS encoding helix-turn-helix domain-containing protein: protein MILLRRLLGDVLRRQRQRQGRTLREVSAAARVSLGYLSEVERGQKEASSELLSAICDALDVRMSEVMREVSDELSLAELAAMATLSEGELLRPVLEPVQLPAPGVDRMSSITPKAAAVDVVAA, encoded by the coding sequence ATGATCCTGCTCCGTCGCCTACTGGGCGATGTACTGCGTCGGCAGCGCCAGCGCCAGGGCCGCACACTTCGCGAGGTGTCGGCAGCAGCCAGGGTTTCGCTCGGTTACCTCTCCGAGGTCGAGCGGGGACAGAAGGAGGCATCCTCCGAGCTGCTCTCCGCCATCTGCGACGCACTCGACGTTCGGATGTCCGAGGTCATGCGCGAGGTCAGCGACGAACTCTCGCTCGCCGAACTTGCGGCGATGGCCACCCTCTCCGAAGGTGAACTTCTGAGGCCGGTCCTCGAGCCGGTGCAGCTGCCGGCTCCCGGCGTCGACCGGATGAGTTCCATCACGCCCAAGGCCGCGGCCGTGGACGTGGTCGCGGCCTGA
- a CDS encoding CinA family protein: MSGATGDGGDFGLAGQAHAALQAVGGTLAVAESLTGGLLAAALVDVPGASATFRGSVTAYATELKASVLGVDEGLLAVHGPVHPVVARQMAEGVRRLLGATHGLATTGVAGPEPQDGQQVGTVYLAFAGPGGSLVTSPRLSGERATIRRMAVTGALELLVERLRSGRSGPK; encoded by the coding sequence GTGAGCGGGGCGACGGGGGACGGCGGGGACTTCGGCCTCGCCGGGCAGGCGCACGCGGCCCTGCAGGCCGTGGGGGGCACGCTGGCGGTCGCCGAGTCGCTGACCGGGGGGCTGCTGGCGGCCGCGCTGGTCGACGTCCCCGGCGCCTCGGCCACCTTCCGGGGCTCGGTCACCGCCTACGCGACCGAACTGAAGGCCTCCGTCCTGGGCGTGGACGAGGGCCTGCTGGCCGTCCACGGCCCGGTGCACCCCGTCGTGGCGCGCCAGATGGCCGAGGGCGTGCGACGGCTGCTCGGCGCCACCCACGGTCTCGCGACCACCGGTGTGGCCGGGCCGGAGCCGCAGGACGGACAGCAGGTGGGGACGGTGTACCTGGCATTCGCGGGTCCTGGGGGAAGTCTGGTCACTTCGCCCCGGTTGTCCGGGGAGCGTGCCACAATCCGTCGCATGGCGGTGACGGGCGCACTGGAGCTGCTCGTCGAGCGGCTGCGGAGCGGTCGTTCGGGGCCGAAGTGA
- the pgsA gene encoding CDP-diacylglycerol--glycerol-3-phosphate 3-phosphatidyltransferase produces the protein MTKGPGAPAAARPGRAGAPLPPPPGIWNIANMLTMLRLLLVPVFVLLLFADGGHDPKWRSVAWATFAIAMITDLFDGEIARRKGLVTDFGKIADPIADKAIMGSALVGLSVLGDLPWWITVVILARELGITLMRFWVIRYGVIPASRGGKIKTLTQGIAVGMYVLELTGWLATARALLMGIAVLLTLGTALDYVGQAVRMRRQGLAKEREGR, from the coding sequence ATGACCAAGGGGCCCGGCGCCCCGGCCGCGGCCCGTCCCGGACGGGCGGGGGCCCCGCTGCCGCCGCCGCCGGGCATCTGGAACATCGCGAACATGCTGACCATGCTCCGGCTGCTGCTGGTGCCGGTCTTCGTGCTGCTGCTCTTCGCGGACGGCGGCCACGACCCCAAGTGGCGCTCGGTGGCCTGGGCCACCTTCGCCATCGCGATGATCACCGACCTGTTCGACGGCGAGATCGCCCGGCGCAAGGGCCTGGTCACCGACTTCGGCAAGATCGCCGACCCGATCGCCGACAAGGCGATCATGGGCTCCGCGCTGGTCGGCCTCTCCGTCCTCGGGGACCTGCCCTGGTGGATCACGGTGGTCATCCTCGCCCGCGAGCTGGGGATCACCCTGATGCGGTTCTGGGTGATCCGCTACGGCGTGATCCCGGCCAGCCGCGGCGGCAAGATCAAGACGCTCACCCAGGGCATCGCGGTGGGCATGTACGTCCTGGAGCTGACCGGCTGGCTGGCCACCGCCCGCGCCCTGCTCATGGGCATCGCGGTGCTGCTGACGCTGGGCACCGCTCTGGACTACGTCGGCCAGGCGGTGCGGATGCGCCGCCAGGGCCTGGCGAAGGAGCGCGAGGGCCGGTGA
- the rimO gene encoding 30S ribosomal protein S12 methylthiotransferase RimO, which yields MPERRTVALVTLGCARNEVDSEELAGRLEADGWLLVDDAADADVAVVNTCGFVEAAKKDSVDALLEANDLKGHGRTQAVVAVGCMAERYGKELADALPEADAVLGFDDYANITERLQTILSGGHHAAHLPRDRRKLLPLTPVERQAAAAEVALPGHGAPEDLPDGLAPASGPRTLRKRLDDNPVASIKLASGCDRRCSFCAIPAFRGSFISRRPSDVLHEAQWLAGQGVREVVLVSENNTSYGKDLGDIRLLETLLSEIAAVPGIERVRVSYLQPAEMRPGLIDVMTGTEDVVPYFDLSFQHSAPAVLRRMRRFGNTDQFLELLGTIRGKAPQAGARSNFIVGFPGETEEDFAELERFVTHAGLDAIGVFGYSDEDGTEAATFDGKLSEDVVADRLARLSRLAEELTAQRAEQRIGTEVEVLVESVDGDLVEGRAAHQAPETDGLTTLTGVENPEVGRFYRARVVASEGVDLIAEVLEPVRVAVAAAGVVATGAGE from the coding sequence ATGCCTGAACGCCGTACTGTCGCCCTTGTCACGCTCGGATGCGCCCGCAACGAGGTGGACTCCGAGGAACTCGCCGGGCGACTGGAGGCCGATGGCTGGCTGCTGGTCGACGACGCCGCCGACGCCGACGTCGCCGTCGTCAACACCTGCGGGTTCGTCGAGGCCGCCAAGAAGGACTCCGTCGACGCCCTGCTGGAGGCCAACGACCTGAAGGGTCACGGCCGCACCCAGGCGGTCGTCGCCGTCGGCTGCATGGCCGAGCGCTACGGCAAGGAACTCGCCGACGCGCTGCCCGAGGCCGACGCGGTGCTCGGTTTCGACGACTACGCCAACATCACCGAGCGGCTCCAGACCATCCTCTCCGGCGGCCACCACGCCGCGCACCTCCCGCGCGACCGTCGCAAGCTGCTCCCGCTCACCCCCGTGGAACGCCAGGCCGCCGCGGCCGAGGTGGCCCTGCCCGGCCACGGCGCCCCGGAGGACCTCCCCGACGGCCTCGCCCCCGCCTCCGGCCCGCGCACCCTGCGCAAGCGGCTGGACGACAACCCGGTCGCCTCGATCAAGCTCGCCTCGGGCTGCGACCGGCGGTGCTCCTTCTGCGCGATCCCGGCCTTCCGCGGCTCGTTCATCTCCCGCCGCCCCTCCGACGTGCTGCACGAGGCCCAGTGGCTGGCCGGGCAGGGCGTGCGCGAGGTCGTGCTGGTCAGCGAGAACAACACCTCGTACGGCAAGGACCTCGGTGACATCCGCCTGCTGGAGACGCTGCTGAGCGAGATCGCGGCGGTGCCCGGCATCGAGCGGGTCCGGGTCAGCTACCTGCAGCCCGCCGAGATGCGCCCGGGCCTGATCGACGTGATGACCGGCACCGAGGACGTCGTCCCGTACTTCGACCTGTCGTTCCAGCACTCCGCGCCGGCCGTGCTGCGCCGGATGCGGCGCTTCGGCAACACCGACCAGTTCCTCGAGCTGCTCGGCACCATCCGCGGCAAGGCCCCGCAGGCCGGCGCCCGCTCCAACTTCATCGTCGGCTTCCCCGGTGAGACCGAGGAGGACTTCGCCGAGCTGGAGCGCTTCGTCACGCACGCCGGCCTGGACGCGATCGGCGTCTTCGGCTACTCGGACGAGGACGGCACCGAGGCCGCGACCTTCGACGGCAAGCTGTCCGAGGACGTGGTGGCCGACCGGCTGGCCCGGTTGTCCCGGCTGGCCGAGGAGCTGACCGCCCAGCGGGCCGAGCAGCGGATCGGCACCGAGGTGGAGGTGCTGGTGGAGTCCGTGGACGGCGATCTGGTCGAGGGCCGGGCGGCCCACCAGGCACCGGAGACGGACGGCCTCACCACGCTCACCGGGGTGGAGAACCCCGAGGTCGGCCGGTTCTACCGGGCCAGGGTGGTCGCCAGCGAGGGCGTCGACCTGATCGCCGAGGTGCTGGAGCCGGTCCGCGTCGCGGTGGCGGCCGCCGGCGTGGTCGCCACCGGAGCCGGCGAATGA
- a CDS encoding helix-turn-helix domain-containing protein yields the protein MTIGKSPDRDNRRSSAVQAGSDPVVAVSGEPDPAADAVSIGRLLSAARIEAGLTVDQVSASTRVRVPIVHAIEEDDFGRCGGDFYARGHIRSIARAVGIDGEVLVARYDVAHGGAPAAKRPSQLLDTGPIKVTDRRRPNWTAAMVAAIFAVVVLIGFNLVSGRTGGAGTGSASAPLPSGSGTGSAVAASPSVQPPAPAPSVAAIAAAPADKVTVKLVAEKDASWVSAVDGTGKSLYQNNIESGQDQTFTDAKQIKLVIGNAGAVHVYVNGKDLGPAGKDGQVVHVTYTPGDPQAG from the coding sequence GTGACCATCGGCAAGTCCCCGGACCGTGACAACCGTCGATCCTCCGCCGTCCAGGCCGGTTCCGATCCGGTCGTGGCCGTGTCCGGTGAGCCTGATCCGGCCGCCGACGCCGTGAGCATCGGGCGGCTGCTGTCGGCCGCCCGGATCGAGGCGGGCCTCACGGTCGACCAGGTGAGCGCGAGTACGCGCGTTCGCGTTCCCATAGTCCACGCCATCGAGGAGGACGACTTCGGCCGCTGCGGCGGCGATTTCTACGCCCGTGGCCACATCCGGTCGATCGCGCGAGCGGTCGGCATCGACGGCGAGGTCCTGGTCGCCCGGTACGACGTCGCACACGGCGGCGCACCGGCGGCGAAGCGGCCCAGCCAACTGCTCGACACCGGTCCGATCAAGGTCACCGACCGACGCCGGCCGAACTGGACGGCGGCCATGGTCGCCGCGATCTTCGCGGTGGTCGTGCTGATCGGCTTCAACCTGGTCAGCGGCCGGACCGGCGGTGCCGGCACCGGCTCGGCCAGCGCACCACTGCCCAGCGGATCCGGCACCGGCTCCGCCGTGGCGGCCTCCCCCAGCGTCCAGCCGCCGGCGCCCGCACCCAGCGTCGCGGCGATCGCGGCCGCGCCGGCCGACAAGGTGACCGTCAAGCTCGTCGCGGAGAAGGACGCCAGCTGGGTGTCCGCCGTGGACGGCACCGGCAAGTCGCTCTACCAGAACAACATCGAATCCGGTCAGGACCAGACTTTCACCGACGCCAAGCAGATCAAGCTCGTGATCGGAAACGCCGGGGCCGTGCACGTGTACGTCAACGGCAAGGACCTCGGTCCGGCGGGCAAGGACGGCCAGGTGGTGCACGTCACGTACACCCCCGGAGACCCGCAGGCGGGCTGA
- a CDS encoding DNA translocase FtsK, with protein MATRTPGSDISGSRRGAARTPAPGPSKKAAARPPAKAPAAKAAKAPARKVVAKKAVVRPVPAPAPPRPILFRAVRAVWLGLAHSVGALFRGFGDGAKGLHPDHRKDGVGLLLLALALVTAAGTWFSPQGWLGEAATNVVSGLFGRLDVLVPFLLASVGVRLMRHPELPEANGRIVIGLSALVVGVLGLVHIGCGAPAMAGGATRIRSAGGIVGWAASTPMMAAAGPPLAVPLLLLLAFFGLLVVTATPVNRIPERLRSVGVRLGVVEPSAEAEAAEGRAPEREFSTDPPEDADPDALPFTVEGAGDEIAARRRRRRRKQADDADPESAVPDMFAKSGPGGVRSGDDPYATRDIAAGVAADLDGALMYGVPASPAVADMMHQVQDRTAPPEEPAVPAARAAGRPAPEEHGPAPARMEQLQLSGGVGYALPSLDLLERGGPGKTRSKINDDVVAQLTGVFSEFKVDARVTGFTRGPTVTRYEVELGPAVKVERITALAKNIAYAVASADVRIISPIPGKSAVGIEIPNLDREMVNLGDLLRSRAAADDQHPMLVGMGKDVEGHTVMANLAKMPHILVAGATGAGKSSCINCLITSVLARATPDEVRMVLVDPKRVELTAYEGIPHLITPIITNPKKAAEALQWVVREMDLRYDDLAAFGFRHVDDFNAAVKAGKLTPPLGSERELTPYPYLLVIVDELADLMMVAPRDVEDSVVRITQLARAAGIHLVLATQRPSVDVVTGLIKANVPSRLAFATSAMMDSRVILDQPGAEKLIGKGDALFLPMGSSKPIRMQGAFVTEAEIAAVVQHCKDQLTATYRDDVTVGGGPKKEVDEEIGDDLDLLIQAVELVVSTQFGSTSMLQRKLRVGFAKAGRLMDLMESRGIVGPSEGSKARDVLVTPDELDGVILSIRG; from the coding sequence ATGGCCACTCGGACGCCCGGAAGCGACATCAGCGGCTCGCGCCGGGGGGCCGCGCGCACCCCGGCTCCGGGACCGTCGAAGAAGGCCGCCGCGAGGCCGCCGGCCAAGGCACCGGCCGCGAAGGCGGCCAAGGCGCCCGCCCGGAAGGTGGTCGCGAAGAAGGCCGTGGTCAGGCCGGTCCCGGCCCCCGCGCCGCCCAGGCCGATACTCTTCCGCGCCGTGCGCGCCGTCTGGCTGGGCCTTGCGCACAGCGTCGGCGCGCTCTTCCGGGGTTTCGGCGACGGTGCCAAGGGCCTGCATCCGGACCACCGCAAGGACGGCGTCGGCCTGCTGCTGCTGGCGCTGGCCCTGGTGACGGCCGCCGGTACGTGGTTCAGCCCGCAGGGCTGGCTCGGTGAGGCGGCGACCAACGTGGTCTCCGGGCTGTTCGGGCGGCTCGACGTGCTGGTGCCGTTCCTGCTGGCGTCGGTCGGGGTCCGGCTGATGCGCCATCCGGAGCTTCCGGAGGCCAACGGACGGATCGTCATCGGCCTGAGCGCGCTGGTGGTCGGCGTGCTCGGCCTGGTGCACATCGGCTGCGGCGCGCCCGCGATGGCCGGTGGCGCGACCCGGATCCGGAGCGCCGGCGGCATCGTCGGCTGGGCCGCCTCCACGCCGATGATGGCCGCCGCCGGTCCGCCGCTGGCCGTTCCGCTGCTGCTGCTGCTCGCCTTCTTCGGCCTGCTGGTGGTCACGGCGACGCCGGTCAACCGGATTCCCGAGCGGCTGCGGTCGGTGGGCGTGCGGCTGGGCGTCGTCGAGCCGTCCGCCGAGGCCGAGGCGGCCGAGGGGCGTGCGCCGGAGCGCGAGTTCTCCACGGATCCGCCGGAGGACGCCGACCCGGACGCGCTGCCCTTCACGGTGGAGGGCGCCGGCGACGAGATCGCCGCCCGCCGCCGGCGCCGCCGGCGCAAGCAGGCCGACGACGCCGATCCGGAGTCGGCCGTCCCCGACATGTTCGCCAAGTCCGGGCCCGGCGGTGTCCGCTCCGGCGACGACCCGTACGCGACCCGCGACATCGCCGCGGGGGTGGCGGCCGACCTGGACGGCGCCCTGATGTACGGGGTGCCCGCCTCGCCCGCCGTGGCCGACATGATGCACCAGGTCCAGGACCGCACCGCCCCGCCGGAGGAGCCGGCCGTCCCCGCGGCCCGTGCGGCCGGCCGGCCCGCACCCGAGGAGCACGGCCCGGCCCCCGCGCGGATGGAGCAGCTCCAGCTCTCCGGCGGCGTCGGCTACGCGCTGCCCTCGCTCGACCTGCTGGAGCGCGGCGGGCCCGGCAAGACCCGCAGCAAGATCAACGACGACGTGGTGGCCCAGCTGACCGGCGTCTTCTCCGAGTTCAAGGTGGACGCCAGGGTCACCGGATTCACCCGGGGCCCGACGGTCACCCGCTACGAGGTCGAGCTCGGACCGGCGGTCAAGGTCGAGCGGATCACCGCGCTCGCCAAGAACATCGCCTACGCGGTGGCCAGCGCGGACGTACGGATCATCAGCCCGATCCCGGGCAAGTCGGCGGTCGGCATCGAGATCCCCAACCTCGACCGGGAGATGGTCAACCTCGGCGACCTGCTGCGCTCGCGCGCGGCGGCCGACGACCAGCACCCGATGCTGGTCGGCATGGGCAAGGACGTCGAGGGCCACACCGTGATGGCCAACCTGGCGAAGATGCCGCACATCCTGGTGGCGGGCGCGACCGGCGCGGGAAAGTCCTCCTGCATCAACTGCCTGATCACCTCGGTTCTGGCCAGGGCCACTCCGGACGAGGTGAGGATGGTGCTGGTCGACCCCAAGCGGGTCGAGCTGACGGCGTACGAGGGCATCCCGCACCTGATCACGCCGATCATCACCAACCCGAAGAAGGCCGCCGAGGCCCTGCAGTGGGTGGTCCGTGAGATGGACCTGCGCTACGACGACCTGGCCGCGTTCGGGTTCCGCCACGTGGACGACTTCAACGCCGCCGTCAAGGCCGGCAAACTGACCCCGCCGCTCGGCAGCGAGCGGGAACTGACGCCGTACCCGTACCTGCTGGTGATCGTCGACGAGCTTGCCGACCTGATGATGGTCGCCCCGCGCGACGTCGAGGACTCGGTGGTCCGGATCACCCAGCTGGCCCGGGCGGCCGGCATCCACCTGGTGCTCGCCACCCAGCGGCCCTCGGTGGACGTGGTGACCGGTCTGATCAAGGCGAACGTGCCGTCCCGGCTGGCGTTCGCGACCTCGGCGATGATGGACTCCCGGGTCATCCTGGACCAGCCCGGCGCGGAGAAGCTGATCGGCAAGGGCGACGCGCTCTTCCTGCCGATGGGCTCCAGCAAGCCGATCCGGATGCAGGGCGCGTTCGTCACGGAGGCGGAGATCGCCGCCGTGGTCCAGCACTGCAAGGACCAGCTGACCGCCACCTACCGGGACGACGTGACGGTGGGCGGCGGGCCGAAGAAGGAGGTCGACGAGGAGATCGGCGACGACCTCGACCTGCTGATCCAGGCGGTCGAGCTGGTGGTCTCCACGCAGTTCGGTTCGACCTCGATGCTCCAGCGCAAACTGCGGGTCGGCTTCGCCAAGGCGGGCCGGTTGATGGACCTGATGGAGTCCCGTGGGATCGTTGGCCCCAGCGAGGGGTCCAAGGCCCGCGACGTGCTCGTCACACCCGACGAGTTGGACGGCGTGATCCTGAGCATCCGGGGGTAG
- a CDS encoding response regulator — protein sequence MVQKAKILLVDDRPENLLALEAILSALDQTLVRAASGEEALKALLTDDFAVILLDVQMPGMDGFETASHIKRRERTRDIPIIFLTAINHGPHHTFRGYAAGAVDYISKPFDPWVLRAKVSVFVDLYVKNCQLKEQAALLRLQLEAGEAQPALGGALLSELSARLASVEEQAEALTKQLDGTDDSGAAATAADLERKLAGLRRALEAMRPGSD from the coding sequence GTGGTGCAGAAAGCGAAGATCCTCCTGGTCGACGACCGGCCGGAGAACCTGCTGGCCCTGGAGGCCATCCTCTCGGCGCTCGACCAGACGCTGGTCCGGGCCGCGTCCGGTGAGGAGGCGCTGAAGGCGCTGCTGACCGACGACTTCGCGGTGATCCTGCTGGACGTCCAGATGCCCGGGATGGACGGCTTCGAGACGGCCTCCCACATCAAGCGCCGCGAGCGGACCAGGGACATCCCGATCATCTTCCTGACCGCGATCAACCACGGGCCGCACCACACCTTCCGTGGCTACGCGGCCGGAGCGGTCGACTACATCTCCAAGCCCTTCGACCCCTGGGTGCTGCGGGCCAAGGTCTCCGTCTTCGTCGACCTCTACGTGAAGAACTGCCAGCTCAAGGAGCAGGCCGCGCTGCTGCGCCTCCAGCTGGAGGCGGGCGAGGCGCAGCCGGCCCTCGGCGGTGCGCTGCTGAGCGAGCTGTCCGCGCGGCTGGCCTCGGTCGAGGAGCAGGCGGAGGCGCTGACCAAGCAGCTGGACGGCACGGACGACTCCGGCGCCGCCGCGACCGCCGCCGACCTCGAGCGCAAGCTGGCCGGCCTGCGCCGCGCCCTGGAGGCGATGCGCCCCGGCTCGGACTGA